The following DNA comes from Hugenholtzia roseola DSM 9546.
TTTGCTGCTAACGGCGTGGAAGCCTTAGAGATGCTCAAAGAGAACCCCGATGTAGATGTGATTCTTTGTGATGTGAATATGCCCGAAATGGACGGCATTACGCTGCTTACCAAAACAAGGCAGGTAAATCCGACGGTACAAACCATTATCGTATCGGCGTATGGCGATATGCGCAATATCAGACGCGCCATGAACAATGGGGCTTTCGATTTTGTAACCAAACCTATCAATTTCAACGATTTAGGGGCGACCATTACCAAGACCATCAAGCACGTAAAACGCCTCAAAGAAACCATCAACGAAAAAGAAGAACTTTACAAAAAGTTGGAACGCTACAATAAGATTTTGGAGGAAAAAGTAGAAGAACGCACCGCCGAAATTCTCAAACAAAAGCAAATCATAGAGGCAAAAAATCAGAGCATCACCGAAAGCATCAACTACGCCAAGCGCATACAAGAGGCTACTCTGCCACGTTTGGAGGAAATCAAGACGGCTTTTCCCGAATCTTTCATTTTCTACAAACCGCGCGATATTGTCAGTGGCGATTTTTATTGGTTTAGCCAAAAAGAAAAAGAAGGCAAAAGGCAATATATCCTAACGGCAGTAGATTGCACAGGGCATGGCGTACCCGGTGCCTTTATGTCCTTGATAGGCAATGATTTGCTGCACGAAATCGTCAATGCGCGTGAAGAAATACAGCCCGACCGCATTTTAGAAGAACTGCACTTAGGTGTGCGTCGCGCCTTACGACAGGGCGAAAATCAAAGTCGCGATGGCATGGACTTATCCTTGTGTTTGATAGAAAAAGATA
Coding sequences within:
- a CDS encoding response regulator; the protein is MSVILMVVDDEPDVQLLMKQKFRKQIRNQEYQFLFAANGVEALEMLKENPDVDVILCDVNMPEMDGITLLTKTRQVNPTVQTIIVSAYGDMRNIRRAMNNGAFDFVTKPINFNDLGATITKTIKHVKRLKETINEKEELYKKLERYNKILEEKVEERTAEILKQKQIIEAKNQSITESINYAKRIQEATLPRLEEIKTAFPESFIFYKPRDIVSGDFYWFSQKEKEGKRQYILTAVDCTGHGVPGAFMSLIGNDLLHEIVNAREEIQPDRILEELHLGVRRALRQGENQSRDGMDLSLCLIEKDKSVLTFAGAKSPLIYFKNGEMHFVKGDKFPIGGVQLEAERKFTPHQIALEKGMTFYIFTDGYQDQFGGTDGMKFMSKRFRNLLSEIHTMDFEAQSRILEARFQEWKAERPQVDDILVIGLRF